The Bombus fervidus isolate BK054 chromosome 8, iyBomFerv1, whole genome shotgun sequence genome window below encodes:
- the LOC139989710 gene encoding sensory neuron membrane protein 2: NNLQVLPLREGSEIYKVWMSPIYLTFTCYFFNVTNPDEVMSGSNPYFNEVGPFTYDEILEKQIIDVDDTMDEITYTTKSTYSFNKDLSVKLSKHDKITILNPAYIGTISMASIIAHEDESSITLSGLPPEFMQKYGNNIPKLFPNRSTIFLKANPNDLLFNGIKVSCNLRKFPELDLICKTLGSNPPLVLRETNKQDVYLLSIFQRVKIVCKKTKHATMNATFRGPFSVNRGVNDITRLGDITSYMGKRIQTMWNSEDCNTVRGTDSIIWAPLVKPLPYVSTFIPDLCRTIEADYKDEVSVQGLIGSRFAMKERTWFLNKSQCYCLLENKVPKCLPQGLIDVSECQKLPVILSEPHFLHGDPQLLKYARGLNPDESLHETYIIIEPYTGTPLSGQKRTQINLYLEKQSVELLSNVSEGYFPLMWCENVRSFKTVPIISSCLLNI, encoded by the exons aacaatttacaGGTTTTACCATTGCGTGAAGGTTCGGAAATATACAAAGTATGGATGTCACCtatatatttaacttttaCGTGTTATTTCTTCAATGTTACCAATCCCGATGAAGTGATGAGTGGAAGTAATCCATATTTCAATGAAGTTGGTCCATTTACTTACGA TGAAATACTCGAGAAACAAATTATAGACGTGGACGATACGATGGATGAAATTACATATACAACAAAGTCTACGTACAGTTTTAACAAAGACTTGAGTGTGAAATTATCTAAACATGACAAAATCACTATATTAAATCCTGCATACATTGGTACCATATCGATGGCAAGTATAATTGCACATGAAGATGAAAGCTCTATAACT CTCTCTGGCTTACCTCCtgaatttatgcaaaaatatggTAATAACATACCGAAACTATTTCCAAACCGTAGTACCATTTTTCTAAAAGCTAATCCTAACGATCTGCTTTTCAATGGAATTAAAGTTTCGTgcaatttaagaaaattccCTGAATTGGATCTGATATGCAAAACATTGGGCAGTAATCCACCACTTGTGTTGAGAGAAACCAACAAGCAAGATGTTTATCTACTCAGTATCTTTCAGAGGgtaaaaattgtttgtaaaaaaacaaaacatgcaaca ATGAACGCTACTTTTCGTGGACCATTTTCTGTTAACAGAGGTGTTAATGATATAACGAGATTAGGAGATATTACATCTTATATGGGAAAAAGAATACAAACAATGTGGAACTCTGAAGATTGTAATACAGTAAGAGGAACTGACTCAATCATTTGGGCACCATTAGTAAAACCATTGCCTTATGTTTCAACGTTTATACCAGATTTATGCAG AACTATCGAAGCGGATTATAAAGATGAAGTTTCGGTACAAGGTTTAATTGGCTCACGATTCGCCATGAAGGAAAGGACATGGTTTCTAAACAAGTCGCAGTGTTATTGTTTACTAGAAAATAAAGTACCAAAATGTTTACCACAAGGCTTAATCGATGTCTCGGAATGTCAG aAACTGCCGGTAATCTTATCAGAGCCACACTTTTTACACGGTGACCCACAGCTGTTAAAGTACGCACGTGGTTTAAACCCTGATGAAAGCCTGCATGAAACTTACATCATTATCGAACCATATACTGGAACGCCTCTTTCTGGACAGAAAAGGACAcaaataaatctatatttgGAAAAACAGTCGGTAGAATTGCTTTCAAATGTCAGCGAGGGATATTTTCCGCTTATGTGGTGCGAAAATGTAAGATCCTTCAAGACAGTTCCTATCATTTCATCTTGTTTACTAAACATATGA
- the LOC139990388 gene encoding proton-coupled amino acid transporter-like protein pathetic, giving the protein MFLTEQSEGVSKFSREFGINDREYRFTMGKCTKSQPTESPMQEFNSSTKIATVMIGEYNEKDELYNPFEHRDKKNTNSDFGALAHLLKSSLGTGILAMPNAIKNGGVLFGGIGTIIIGIICAHCVHILVRSSHVLCKKTKTPQMTYAETAEAAFFNGPKTLRPFANASRILVNIALCATYVGGTCVYVVFVSTSIKQIVDYHTGMDIPLRMYMLTLIPAVLLLGQIRNLKYLVPFSILANLSMMVGFAITLYYIFSGIEPSQDVKLIASIEHLPVFFATVLFAIEGIGVVMPVENSMRNPQHFLGCPSVLNITMSIVVSLYAILGVFGYLKYGEAVDATITLNIPITEIPGQMVKLLIALAVLFSYGLQFTVPIDIIWGLVKEKFSHKYEGISETALRMFIALFTIAVACLVPKLEPFISLVGSIFFSILGVTIPAIVETVSCWDGHLGKYNWRLWKNGVLLIFSLLALVFGSWISITDIIKLYR; this is encoded by the exons atgttcttGACAGAACAATCGGAAGGCGTCAGCAAATTCTCAAGAGAATTCGGAATTAACGATCGAGAATACAG ATTCACCATGGGGAAATGTACAAAGTCACAACCTACAGAAAGTCCCATGCAGGAATTTAATAGCAG TACGAAAATAGCTACTGTCATGATTGGAGAATACAATGAGAAGGACGAACTATACAATCCCTTCGAACACCGTGATAAGAAAAATACCAATTC AGACTTCGGTGCTCTAGCTCACCTATTAAAATCGTCTCTTGGTACCGGAATCCTTGCTATGCCAAATGCGATTAAGAATGGCGGAGTGTTATTCGGTGGAATCGGTACTATAATAATCGGTATAATATGCGCGCATTGTGTCCACATACTGGTCCGTTCGTCCCACGTGCTATGCAAGAAAACGAAAACACCACAGATGACATACGCCGAGACAGCGGAGGCTGCGTTTTTTAATGGACCAAAAACATTAAGGCCATTCGCGAACGCAAGTCGAATATTAGTAAATATTGCATTGTGTGCAACTTACGTGGGCGGTACGTGCGTCTATGTGGTATTCGTATCGACCTCGATCAAACAG ATTGTGGACTACCACACCGGCATGGACATACCTCTTCGCATGTACATGCTTACGTTGATTCCTGCGGTGTTGCTGCTGGGACaaattcgaaatttgaaatatctgGTACCATTCTCCATTCTGGCCAATCTTTCCATGATGGTCGGTTTTGCGATAACTCTGTACTACATCTTCAGTGGAATTGAACCATCACAGGACGTAAAGTTGATAGCGTCGATCGAACATTTGCCTGTGTTCTTCGCTACTGTGTTATTCGCCATCGAGGGCATCGGCGTT gTGATGCCTGTTGAAAATAGCATGCGGAATCCGCAACATTTTCTTGGTTGCCCGAGTGTCCTGAATATAACGATGTCTATAGTAGTatctttatacgctatactgGGTGTATTCGGTTATTTGAAATACGGGGAAGCAGTTGACGCAACTATCACGCTGAACATACCAATAACAGAAAT CCCAGGACAGATGGTGAAACTACTTATCGCTCTAGCGGTTTTGTTTAGCTACGGATTGCAGTTCACCGTGCCAATCGATATAATATGGGGATTAGTGAAAGAGAAATTCAGTCATAAATATGAAGGAATATCTGAAACAGCGCTACGAATGTTCATAGCTTTGTTTACAA tTGCTGTGGCATGTCTGGTTCCAAAACTCGAACCCTTTATTTCTCTAGTCGgttcaatatttttctccatccTTGGTGtcacaatcccagcaatcgtGGAAACAGTTTCGTGCTGGGATGGTCACTTGGGTAAGTATAACTGGAGACTTTGGAAGAACGGtgtacttttaatattttctctcttAGCGCTAGTATTCGGTTCATGGATTTCCATCACAGATATAATCAAATTGTATCGATAA
- the LOC139989613 gene encoding uncharacterized protein: protein MAMNEDFSFTELCRLCSLKSNHQLQIFDKEGEQRQLLFKIRSCIPAVITKEDALPKNICQRCVYKLDMFYEFRVSCMTTDTVLKNYADSLKHLAASVNQGTDKDKMSNGSQQQQRSAYVEAHAVAHAAVQQHMAQQAAQARLAGPGPPATPQTPNPTFTLPDDGLGYDDGVRVLRSIGTWSPDYSAAMRPGGVMPPFPGAMDQQFGSRAPTVNQPLRTTNNVTSRPGFASKATNTGEPATKAFACTVCGKGLARKDKLVIHMRIHTGEKPYSCEVCGKAFARRDKLVIHMNKLRHRPGVAPLSTPTAPNSDQQQQQQQQQQQAQQQQQQAQQSQQQQSRQDTIHKLKEEPVSWACELCGRALATREEWMQHARSHLEASAPPQHAAPYFPGSTAPPQAYASERHFCLMCRTDFTDKAEFMFHVRSHFEPHAQQTPSQHSSGKQGSDPATAELIARGLVDPSGLCS, encoded by the exons ATGGCAATGAACGAAGATTTCAGTTTCACTGAATTGTGTAGATTATGTTCATTGAAGAGCAATCACCAGCTTCAAATTTTCGACAAAGAAGGCGAACAGAGacaattactttttaaaatacgtTCCTGCATTCCTGCTGTA ATAACGAAAGAGGACGCATTGCCCAAAAATATTTGTCAGAGATGCGTATACAAATTGGATATGTTTTACGAGTTTCGGGTGAGCTGCATGACGACCGATacagtattaaaaaattacgcgGACAGTTTGAAGCACCTCGCTGCATCGGTAAACCAG GGCACTGATAAGGACAAGATGTCTAATGGTAGCCAGCAACAACAGCGATCGGCTTATGTGGAAGCGCATGCTGTGGCTCATGCTGCAGTACAGCAACACATGGCACAACAAGCCGCCCAAGCGAGGCTTGCTGGCCCTGGTCCACCTGCGACACCTCAGACACCTAATCCAACCTTTACCTTACCCGACGATGGTTTGGGTTATGACGACGGTGTACGCGTACTCCGTTCCATCGGGACATG gTCTCCAGATTACTCAGCAGCAATGCGCCCTGGTGGTGTAATGCCTCCGTTTCCTGGTGCAATGGATCAGCAGTTTGGGAGCAGGGCCCCTACAGTAAATCAGCCATTAAGAACTACGAACAATGTAACGTCTCGTCCGGGATTTGCATCAAAGGCCACAAATACAGGTGAACCGGCGACAAAGGCGTTCGCCTGTACCGTTTGTGGCAAAGGTCTTGCTCGTAAGGACAAACTCGTTATTCACATGCGTATTCATACAGGGGAGAAGCCGTATTCCTGCGAAGTTTGTG GTAAAGCATTTGCCCGCAGAGATAAACTAGTTATTCACATGAACAAGTTGAGACATAGACCGGGAGTGGCGCCACTTTCTACACCTACAGCTCCGAATTCGGAtcaacagcagcaacaacagcagcaacagcaacaagctcagcaacaacagcaacaggCACAACAATCGCAGCAGCAACAATCTCGGCAGGATACTATACACAAGTTGAAAGAAGAACCAGTTAGTTGGGCGTGTGAATTATGCGGTCGAGCATTAGCCACAAGAGAGGAGTGGATGCAGCATGCTCG TTCTCACTTGGAAGCATCGGCTCCGCCACAACATGCAGCACCGTATTTCCCGGGATCTACAGCTCCTCCGCAGGCGTACGCATCTGAGAGGCATTTCTGTCTTATGTGCCGTACAGATTTTACAGATAAGGCTGAATTTATGTTCCACGTACGTTCCCATTTCGAACCTCACGCGCAGCAAACGCCATCTCAGCATTCGAGTGGTAAACAAGGAAGCGATCCTGCAACGGCCGAATTGATCGCGCGTGGTCTGGTCGATCCTTCAGGATTATGCAGCTAG